The following coding sequences lie in one Helicoverpa armigera isolate CAAS_96S chromosome 8, ASM3070526v1, whole genome shotgun sequence genomic window:
- the LOC110383717 gene encoding uncharacterized protein LOC110383717 isoform X2 — MTNVKLKLMFFLLNALLTADIVHARPYSDMNNTDIVLKFGKNNNTFHLPIDPNSDTLIVAEETEEEIRETDRTSKSELEDLMNAEQGRDEDLSKKVMRDQTKVVDVPNSGAEAGAAEKQTNISSSLLDDIINSETDREDTITDILFRPEAEFAEDMPKFEFLIAAKINESDFLNRSVGEVDRDRNSSDVLKKVDYVELVEVARPSKENKSALMMNITGHEVDNDLAPDTSYSDVQTLFLACFGTLLPLLAVLFATLLIRCLCRRYCPTFCKKPTGSTTSDSSEKQDANHQQLKSPTEESTGTDGGEAPAANGSIFTMTLKNNHLIVETEERNDITKNGRETKMKYSPDNDGIFVVEVQQSAAYRPNKNIQNSPQHDPQISTNQALIHRVPDELDKKIEEDSERSSEKFERDKALALSSTGLSISDLSMSSIGSHNVSYSYSSQMGYEQGPFGYPVYAGYDTSKDDMPEGIVNDNSQEPLITKTPTDPDKPVVTAAIFKQDSIIGSEALQGPGYCIEGSTDGPLLSDVQAREYSLQHLHDQKKMENGVAVPVAEKVEGLKSLNRADSLPVRLEEDEVEKVPMETIKEDDGSGKDVLKGKRGSLPIIKTDMYESVKDVILPSGSPKFEKLMNETSPGDGAYDSPPMITITEESESSKSDGTS, encoded by the exons ATGACAAacgtaaaattaaaacttatgttCTTCCTGCTGAACGCTTTACTGACCGCGGACATAGTTCACGCGAGACCGTACTCCGACATGAACAACACAGACATCGTGCTGAAGTTCGGGAAAAACAACAACACATTTCATTTACCCATCGATCCTAACTCTGATACTCTAATCGTAGCTGAAGAGACTGAAGAAGAAATAAGAGAAACTGATAGAACATCCAAATCAGAGCTAGAAGATTTAATGAATGCAGAACAAGGGAGAGATGAGGATTTATCTAAGAAAGTCATGAGAGATCAGACGAAGGTTGTGGATGTTCCTAACAGTGGCGCTGAAGCGGGCGCAGCCgaaaaacaaacgaacataTCAAGTAGTTTGCTAGATGATATCATCAATTCGGAGACAGACAGAGAAGATACTATTACAGATATTCTTTTTAGGCCAGAAGCGGAATTCGCCGAAGATATGCCGAAGTTTGAATTTTTGATAGCAGCTAAAATAAATGAGAGTGACTTTTTAAATAGAAGTGTGGGTGAGGTGGACAGGGATAGGAACAGTAGTGATGTGCTGAAGAAGGTGGACTATGTGGAGCTGGTGGAGGTGGCGCGGCCGTCGAAGGAGAACAAGAGTGCGCTGATGATGAACATCACTGGGCATGAGGTGGATAACGATTTGGCTCCAGATACGA GCTACTCGGATGTGCAGACTTTGTTCCTCGCGTGCTTCGGGACGTTGCTGCCTCTGCTGGCTGTGCTCTTCGCTACACTGCTCATCAG GTGTCTCTGCCGTCGCTACTGCCCCACGTTCTGCAAGAAGCCGACAGGATCCACCACCTCCGACAGCAGCGAGAAGCAAGATGCTAATCATCAACAG TTGAAGTCTCCAACGGAAGAGAGTACCGGCACTGACGGTGGAGAGGCTCCGGCGGCCAACGGCTCCATCTTCACCATGACCTTGAAGAACAACCATCTGATAGTGGAAACTGAGGAGAGGaat GATATAACCAAAAACGGCCGAGAAACAAAAATGAAGTATTCACCAGACAATGATGGCATCTTCGTTGTGGAGGTTCAGCAGTCAGCAGCTTACAGGCCGAATAAGAATATCCAAAACTCTCCACAGCATGACCCTCAAATCTCCACCAACCAGGCCCTCATACACCGCGTTCCTGATGAATTGGACAAGAAGATAGAAGAAGATAGTGAAAGAAGCAGCGAGAAGTTTGAAAGAGATAAAGCTCTCGCTTTATCTAGTACGGGACTTTCAATTTCAGACCTCAGTATGTCATCCATTGGTTCCCATAATGTCAGCTACTCTTACAGCAGTCAGATGGGATACGAACAAGGTCCGTTTGGGTATCCTGTGTACGCTGGCTATGATACATCTAAAGACGATATGCCAGAAGGTATAGTTAACGATAACTCCCAAGAACCTTTGATTACCAAAACGCCAACTGACCCTGATAAGCCTGTCGTAACTGCAGCCATATTCAAGCAAGATTCTATAATAGGTAGCGAAGCGCTGCAAGGACCAGGCTACTGCATCGAAGGCTCAACTGACGGACCGCTGCTATCAGATGTTCAAGCTAGAGAATACAGCCTACAACACCTTCACGATCAGAAGAAAATGGAGAATGGTGTAGCAGTTCCTGTGGCAGAGAAAGTGGAAGGTTTGAAATCTTTAAATCGAGCTGACAGTCTTCCAGTACGGTTAGAGGAAGATGAAGTTGAAAAAGTCCCGATGGAAACTATCAAAGAAGACGACGGCTCTGGCAAAGATGTTTTGAAAGGTAAAAGAGGGTCATTGCCGATTATAAAGACGGATATGTACGAATCAGTGAAGGACGTGATTTTACCTTCGGGGTCTCCGAAGTTTGAGAAGCTGATGAATGAGACGTCGCCGGGGGATGGAGCATACGACTCGCCTCCAATGATCACGATCACAGAGGAGAGTGAATCCAGCAAGTCTGATGGCACGAGTTAA
- the LOC110383717 gene encoding uncharacterized protein LOC110383717 isoform X1 translates to MTNVKLKLMFFLLNALLTADIVHARPYSDMNNTDIVLKFGKNNNTFHLPIDPNSDTLIVAEETEEEIRETDRTSKSELEDLMNAEQGRDEDLSKKVMRDQTKVVDVPNSGAEAGAAEKQTNISSSLLDDIINSETDREDTITDILFRPEAEFAEDMPKFEFLIAAKINESDFLNRSVGEVDRDRNSSDVLKKVDYVELVEVARPSKENKSALMMNITGHEVDNDLAPDTILSVFSGYSDVQTLFLACFGTLLPLLAVLFATLLIRCLCRRYCPTFCKKPTGSTTSDSSEKQDANHQQLKSPTEESTGTDGGEAPAANGSIFTMTLKNNHLIVETEERNDITKNGRETKMKYSPDNDGIFVVEVQQSAAYRPNKNIQNSPQHDPQISTNQALIHRVPDELDKKIEEDSERSSEKFERDKALALSSTGLSISDLSMSSIGSHNVSYSYSSQMGYEQGPFGYPVYAGYDTSKDDMPEGIVNDNSQEPLITKTPTDPDKPVVTAAIFKQDSIIGSEALQGPGYCIEGSTDGPLLSDVQAREYSLQHLHDQKKMENGVAVPVAEKVEGLKSLNRADSLPVRLEEDEVEKVPMETIKEDDGSGKDVLKGKRGSLPIIKTDMYESVKDVILPSGSPKFEKLMNETSPGDGAYDSPPMITITEESESSKSDGTS, encoded by the exons ATGACAAacgtaaaattaaaacttatgttCTTCCTGCTGAACGCTTTACTGACCGCGGACATAGTTCACGCGAGACCGTACTCCGACATGAACAACACAGACATCGTGCTGAAGTTCGGGAAAAACAACAACACATTTCATTTACCCATCGATCCTAACTCTGATACTCTAATCGTAGCTGAAGAGACTGAAGAAGAAATAAGAGAAACTGATAGAACATCCAAATCAGAGCTAGAAGATTTAATGAATGCAGAACAAGGGAGAGATGAGGATTTATCTAAGAAAGTCATGAGAGATCAGACGAAGGTTGTGGATGTTCCTAACAGTGGCGCTGAAGCGGGCGCAGCCgaaaaacaaacgaacataTCAAGTAGTTTGCTAGATGATATCATCAATTCGGAGACAGACAGAGAAGATACTATTACAGATATTCTTTTTAGGCCAGAAGCGGAATTCGCCGAAGATATGCCGAAGTTTGAATTTTTGATAGCAGCTAAAATAAATGAGAGTGACTTTTTAAATAGAAGTGTGGGTGAGGTGGACAGGGATAGGAACAGTAGTGATGTGCTGAAGAAGGTGGACTATGTGGAGCTGGTGGAGGTGGCGCGGCCGTCGAAGGAGAACAAGAGTGCGCTGATGATGAACATCACTGGGCATGAGGTGGATAACGATTTGGCTCCAGATACGA TTTTGTCTGTTTTCTCAGGCTACTCGGATGTGCAGACTTTGTTCCTCGCGTGCTTCGGGACGTTGCTGCCTCTGCTGGCTGTGCTCTTCGCTACACTGCTCATCAG GTGTCTCTGCCGTCGCTACTGCCCCACGTTCTGCAAGAAGCCGACAGGATCCACCACCTCCGACAGCAGCGAGAAGCAAGATGCTAATCATCAACAG TTGAAGTCTCCAACGGAAGAGAGTACCGGCACTGACGGTGGAGAGGCTCCGGCGGCCAACGGCTCCATCTTCACCATGACCTTGAAGAACAACCATCTGATAGTGGAAACTGAGGAGAGGaat GATATAACCAAAAACGGCCGAGAAACAAAAATGAAGTATTCACCAGACAATGATGGCATCTTCGTTGTGGAGGTTCAGCAGTCAGCAGCTTACAGGCCGAATAAGAATATCCAAAACTCTCCACAGCATGACCCTCAAATCTCCACCAACCAGGCCCTCATACACCGCGTTCCTGATGAATTGGACAAGAAGATAGAAGAAGATAGTGAAAGAAGCAGCGAGAAGTTTGAAAGAGATAAAGCTCTCGCTTTATCTAGTACGGGACTTTCAATTTCAGACCTCAGTATGTCATCCATTGGTTCCCATAATGTCAGCTACTCTTACAGCAGTCAGATGGGATACGAACAAGGTCCGTTTGGGTATCCTGTGTACGCTGGCTATGATACATCTAAAGACGATATGCCAGAAGGTATAGTTAACGATAACTCCCAAGAACCTTTGATTACCAAAACGCCAACTGACCCTGATAAGCCTGTCGTAACTGCAGCCATATTCAAGCAAGATTCTATAATAGGTAGCGAAGCGCTGCAAGGACCAGGCTACTGCATCGAAGGCTCAACTGACGGACCGCTGCTATCAGATGTTCAAGCTAGAGAATACAGCCTACAACACCTTCACGATCAGAAGAAAATGGAGAATGGTGTAGCAGTTCCTGTGGCAGAGAAAGTGGAAGGTTTGAAATCTTTAAATCGAGCTGACAGTCTTCCAGTACGGTTAGAGGAAGATGAAGTTGAAAAAGTCCCGATGGAAACTATCAAAGAAGACGACGGCTCTGGCAAAGATGTTTTGAAAGGTAAAAGAGGGTCATTGCCGATTATAAAGACGGATATGTACGAATCAGTGAAGGACGTGATTTTACCTTCGGGGTCTCCGAAGTTTGAGAAGCTGATGAATGAGACGTCGCCGGGGGATGGAGCATACGACTCGCCTCCAATGATCACGATCACAGAGGAGAGTGAATCCAGCAAGTCTGATGGCACGAGTTAA